In Desulfurispira natronophila, one DNA window encodes the following:
- a CDS encoding hydrogenase small subunit has translation MVRSRDAQSDSKSQYYENLKSQAQQRLEQLRAASPVKEGPSLLQRLEGNGVSRRDFMKWAAAMAAALSLPVTFRREVAQAAELLDRIPVIYLHLAECTGCSESLLRSDSPTLDTLIFDYISLEYHETLMAASGWQSEEILETSMEQHKGNYILMVEGAVPMAAGGTYLTIGPHAHTGEYILRKAADGAAAVIAVGACATYGGIQAARPNPTNARRISRVVNKAVINIAGCPPSEANIIGTILHYVLFGTLPALDSFGRPRWAYNMRVHDMCERRGRFDAGEFVQRFGDDGARRGYCLYRVGCKGPFTFNNCAIERFNQHTSWPIQAGHGCIGCSEPDFWDTMAPYEEPRKNHLYAGVFGGMGADATADKIGIGLLTATAVGIGAHAIYSITQGNFRNPSLDDKKSVVPSQESTDQSTETESQPK, from the coding sequence ATGGTTAGATCAAGAGATGCGCAGAGCGACAGTAAATCTCAATATTATGAGAACCTTAAGAGCCAGGCACAGCAGCGACTGGAGCAGCTACGAGCAGCATCCCCAGTAAAAGAAGGTCCCTCGCTGCTGCAAAGACTTGAGGGGAACGGTGTGAGTCGTCGCGACTTTATGAAGTGGGCCGCGGCCATGGCGGCAGCTCTTTCTCTACCTGTTACCTTCCGCCGTGAAGTAGCCCAGGCAGCCGAGCTATTGGATCGCATTCCGGTTATTTATCTGCACCTGGCTGAGTGCACCGGTTGTAGTGAAAGCTTATTGCGCAGCGATTCACCCACACTCGATACTTTGATTTTTGACTATATTTCCCTCGAATATCATGAAACCCTGATGGCTGCTTCAGGCTGGCAGTCAGAGGAAATCCTGGAAACGTCTATGGAGCAACACAAGGGAAACTATATACTTATGGTTGAGGGTGCAGTTCCTATGGCTGCAGGGGGAACCTACCTGACAATTGGACCTCATGCACACACAGGAGAATATATATTACGTAAAGCTGCGGATGGTGCAGCTGCGGTCATTGCTGTTGGCGCTTGTGCCACCTATGGCGGTATTCAGGCAGCTCGCCCCAACCCCACCAATGCCCGTCGCATCAGCCGGGTGGTCAACAAGGCGGTAATTAATATTGCCGGTTGCCCCCCCAGTGAAGCCAATATCATTGGCACTATTCTTCACTACGTCCTCTTTGGCACCCTTCCGGCCCTTGACTCATTTGGTCGACCCCGCTGGGCCTACAATATGCGAGTACACGATATGTGCGAGAGACGAGGTCGTTTTGATGCCGGTGAATTTGTGCAACGTTTTGGAGACGATGGCGCTCGAAGAGGTTATTGCCTTTATCGTGTTGGCTGCAAAGGTCCCTTTACATTTAATAATTGCGCTATTGAGCGTTTTAACCAGCATACCAGCTGGCCTATTCAGGCAGGACACGGTTGTATAGGCTGCAGTGAACCGGATTTCTGGGACACTATGGCTCCCTACGAAGAGCCACGCAAAAATCATCTCTACGCCGGAGTATTTGGCGGTATGGGAGCTGATGCTACTGCAGACAAGATTGGTATTGGATTGCTCACAGCAACAGCTGTCGGCATTGGAGCCCATGCTATTTACTCAATTACTCAAGGCAACTTCCGTAACCCTTCCCTTGATGACAAAAAGTCAGTAGTGCCTTCTCAAGAGTCTACTGACCAATCGACCGAAACCGAAAGCCAGCCGAAATAA
- a CDS encoding PAS domain S-box protein: MQDHCISSQCRTTGINVLISLLVALLLWLLSFAYLDHRREESFNIYLDRSLYAQDIAWQATTGMYRLTAQAYFDAYILTEETLELLRRAQDPTQRDQARSDLYTHLQPAYQELQELGIRHLHFHLPDTTSLLRFFQPDRYGDPLLDIRPTVRKANTTLQPAYGFETGRTISGFRITHPVLAQGDHLGSVELSMPIPAMHEEMQRLLPQHKVDLVLKKEHVQDIHFAEHQEHLIQWSEFESLVSQAVWQEDTTMSQLASKLGPRLADDSRAREIVASGRNGAVALPVGSEYFGVTFTAINDTRGNHVGFVTSFSTAPQLTADYQTFRTSLVMVTLVMLLLAVVIFALLRNRSIVMQQRQRLQIINDTLGEGLYVINNHGVITDVNRRAQELLGYSARELIGRIAHDTFHCHKENNYIPMHQCHIYIAVSQGREFTGHEQFYRHDGSAFTARVTSRPILRGEKVVGSVTSFADISEQLKMQQQLRDNEERLRLTMESVAIGLWQWDVLNGTFSWDDICYRMLGYEPNAFTVSYGRWLKMIHPDDVDDAVAQVQRQLKQGITFVVELRYRTADDNWRWIQVRGNVAQWDAHGQPQRVLGTHIDIQRRKQAQLELSSVLHRQETLLASSPAVIFSINPGDLATLTSISGNITHILGYDPSEVTGKLEWIATVVHPDDLEGLQHKQAYWLSVGAGGRCVHEYRMKSTIDSRHHGEWVWVEDMRQAVYDSNGKVVEVVGAFHDISEKVEAQQRLDRIATHVPGMIFEYCLCPDGSSYFSYTSEGVREIYGIAPGEVSQDASKVFQVVHPDDLEKVETSIKRSAQSLRPWQCEYRVILHNGKERWLRGESTPQQQEDGSVHWYGYISDISDRKMYESMLQDFNEALSLQVERELNNALEQENRFQLLFNAIPDAVVAHGYLQDSSPTLFTEVNDRACELFGYRRDELLQLTPMDLHSPNEHEEVLHNSLKLLKEGKVQLEAELLRSDGSLFCAEITVHRQQLRGKPMALTVVRDISVRKQRERERQRNEQALIQQSKMAELGGMMGAIAHQWKQPLNNAAIMLQSIPELYQDGELNLEDIDKTIADIMNLLDFMAETIDDFRSFFKPSTEISLFNLQQSINQVLQIMKGQIDSDLIEVQVASVAPGEQLIVRGYPSEFQQVALNVINNAREVLIERKVSPATISIEYDSTEQHAILRIRDNGGGIPKHMLPDKLFEPFTSTKGEKGTGIGLSLSSRIMEKMHGAISASNDAQGAVFTILLPRG; this comes from the coding sequence GTGCAAGATCACTGTATATCGAGTCAGTGTCGAACTACCGGCATAAATGTTCTCATTAGCCTCCTGGTAGCTTTGCTATTGTGGCTACTTAGCTTTGCATACCTGGATCACCGTCGCGAAGAAAGCTTTAATATTTACCTGGACCGCTCTTTGTATGCTCAGGATATCGCATGGCAAGCCACCACAGGAATGTACCGACTCACAGCCCAAGCTTATTTTGACGCCTACATACTAACAGAAGAGACCCTTGAACTCTTACGCCGTGCCCAGGACCCCACCCAGCGAGACCAAGCACGCAGTGATCTTTACACTCACCTGCAGCCCGCATACCAGGAGCTGCAAGAACTTGGCATCCGTCACCTTCACTTTCATCTCCCTGACACCACTTCCTTATTACGTTTTTTTCAGCCAGATCGCTACGGCGACCCTCTTCTGGATATACGCCCTACGGTTCGCAAAGCTAACACTACTCTCCAACCGGCCTACGGATTTGAAACTGGTCGCACTATCTCCGGGTTCCGAATAACTCACCCTGTTTTAGCGCAAGGAGATCACTTGGGGAGTGTGGAGCTGAGCATGCCTATTCCAGCCATGCATGAAGAGATGCAGCGGCTACTGCCCCAGCACAAAGTAGACCTGGTATTAAAAAAAGAGCACGTGCAGGACATTCACTTTGCTGAACATCAAGAGCATTTGATCCAATGGTCAGAATTTGAGAGCCTGGTATCTCAGGCAGTCTGGCAGGAAGATACCACTATGTCGCAGCTCGCGAGCAAGCTTGGCCCACGCCTGGCAGATGATTCCCGAGCCCGCGAGATTGTGGCATCGGGGCGCAATGGCGCGGTTGCTCTGCCGGTGGGCTCTGAATATTTTGGAGTAACCTTCACCGCAATCAATGATACCCGTGGAAATCATGTGGGTTTTGTTACTTCCTTTAGCACCGCTCCGCAACTAACTGCTGACTATCAAACTTTCCGCACCAGCCTGGTTATGGTCACCCTGGTTATGTTGCTTTTGGCTGTGGTCATATTTGCTCTACTGCGTAACCGCAGTATCGTAATGCAGCAGCGCCAGCGCCTGCAAATCATCAATGACACACTGGGCGAAGGGCTTTATGTCATAAACAACCATGGCGTTATTACTGATGTTAATCGCCGGGCACAAGAGTTGTTGGGATATTCAGCCAGAGAGCTCATTGGCCGCATTGCTCATGACACCTTTCACTGCCATAAAGAAAACAATTATATACCTATGCATCAGTGCCACATTTACATTGCCGTCAGCCAAGGCCGGGAGTTCACTGGACATGAGCAGTTTTACCGCCACGATGGAAGTGCGTTTACCGCTCGAGTAACCAGCCGACCTATATTGCGAGGTGAAAAGGTAGTGGGTTCGGTTACATCATTTGCTGATATATCAGAGCAGCTAAAAATGCAGCAGCAATTACGTGACAACGAGGAGCGGCTACGGCTTACCATGGAGTCGGTGGCTATCGGTCTGTGGCAATGGGATGTCTTGAATGGTACATTCTCCTGGGACGACATCTGTTATCGCATGTTGGGGTATGAGCCAAATGCCTTTACCGTAAGCTACGGCCGCTGGCTAAAAATGATTCACCCTGACGATGTTGACGACGCCGTAGCCCAGGTCCAGCGCCAACTTAAACAGGGCATAACTTTTGTAGTTGAGCTTCGCTACCGCACTGCGGATGACAACTGGCGGTGGATCCAGGTACGTGGAAATGTCGCGCAGTGGGATGCGCACGGACAGCCCCAGCGTGTTCTGGGAACTCATATCGATATTCAGCGCCGCAAGCAGGCACAATTGGAACTGTCAAGCGTACTACATCGTCAGGAAACCCTCTTGGCTTCCAGTCCAGCAGTTATTTTTTCCATTAATCCAGGCGACTTGGCAACCCTGACCAGTATCAGTGGTAATATTACCCATATACTCGGATATGATCCTTCAGAGGTCACCGGGAAACTGGAATGGATTGCGACAGTGGTTCATCCAGATGACCTTGAAGGCTTGCAGCATAAGCAAGCCTATTGGCTCAGTGTAGGTGCTGGCGGTCGATGCGTCCATGAGTATCGCATGAAAAGCACTATCGACAGCAGGCATCATGGTGAGTGGGTATGGGTAGAAGACATGCGGCAAGCAGTTTACGATTCCAACGGTAAAGTAGTAGAGGTTGTAGGAGCCTTTCACGACATCTCAGAAAAGGTCGAGGCCCAACAACGCCTTGACCGCATTGCTACCCACGTGCCCGGAATGATATTTGAATACTGCCTCTGCCCTGACGGCAGCAGTTACTTTTCGTACACCAGTGAGGGTGTGCGAGAAATATACGGTATAGCCCCAGGCGAAGTCAGTCAAGATGCCAGTAAAGTATTCCAGGTTGTTCATCCTGACGACCTGGAAAAAGTTGAAACATCTATAAAACGCTCAGCACAGAGTCTTCGCCCCTGGCAATGCGAATACCGCGTTATTTTGCATAATGGCAAAGAGCGCTGGCTGCGCGGAGAGTCTACACCGCAGCAACAAGAAGATGGCAGTGTTCACTGGTATGGTTATATCAGCGATATCAGTGATCGAAAAATGTATGAGTCTATGCTGCAGGACTTTAACGAAGCCCTTTCTCTGCAGGTGGAGCGTGAGCTCAACAATGCCCTGGAGCAGGAAAACCGCTTTCAGTTACTTTTCAATGCCATACCCGATGCTGTCGTGGCCCACGGCTACCTACAAGATAGCTCCCCAACACTCTTTACTGAAGTAAACGACAGAGCTTGCGAGCTTTTTGGCTACCGTCGCGATGAGCTATTGCAGCTAACTCCGATGGATCTGCACTCACCCAATGAGCACGAGGAGGTTTTACATAACAGCCTCAAGCTTCTTAAAGAGGGAAAAGTACAGCTCGAAGCAGAGCTCCTACGATCAGACGGCAGCTTGTTTTGTGCGGAAATAACCGTTCATCGCCAGCAACTTCGCGGAAAACCTATGGCCCTGACAGTTGTTCGTGACATCAGTGTGCGTAAACAACGTGAACGGGAACGGCAACGGAATGAACAAGCGCTTATTCAACAATCTAAAATGGCTGAGCTAGGCGGCATGATGGGAGCCATCGCTCATCAATGGAAACAGCCTTTAAATAATGCTGCTATAATGTTGCAGTCCATACCCGAACTCTACCAAGATGGTGAGTTAAACTTAGAAGATATAGACAAAACCATAGCTGATATCATGAATTTACTCGACTTTATGGCGGAAACTATTGATGACTTTCGCAGCTTTTTCAAGCCCTCGACCGAAATCAGCCTATTTAACCTGCAGCAGAGCATAAATCAGGTACTGCAGATTATGAAGGGACAAATTGACAGCGACCTTATAGAAGTGCAGGTAGCTTCGGTCGCACCCGGGGAGCAACTTATTGTGCGGGGATACCCCAGTGAGTTTCAACAAGTAGCTCTCAATGTAATCAATAACGCACGAGAAGTGTTAATAGAGCGCAAAGTCAGTCCCGCAACCATCAGTATCGAATATGATAGCACCGAACAGCATGCTATTTTACGTATTCGCGATAATGGAGGCGGTATACCTAAACACATGCTGCCGGACAAACTCTTTGAGCCCTTCACATCAACTAAAGGGGAAAAGGGAACTGGCATTGGCCTGTCTCTTTCAAGCCGCATTATGGAAAAAATGCATGGGGCCATAAGCGCCAGTAATGATGCACAGGGAGCCGTATTTACTATATTGTTGCCACGTGGATAA